One window of Deltaproteobacteria bacterium genomic DNA carries:
- a CDS encoding class I SAM-dependent rRNA methyltransferase, which translates to MPQKLSPLRLKKGEDNRLRAGHLWIYSNEISKETPLKGFEPGQPVEIQTAGGSPIGAGYVNPHSLICARVVSRSVHQPLSKNLLVSRIENALKLRESVFDQPYYRLVYSEGDFLPGLIVDRYGDILVAQLNTAGMDAMAEDILLALFKVIEPKGVLWRNDSNVRVLEGLEKETRVAGGEVPESVTVVENGALFEAPLLAGQKTGWFYDQRDNRAKLKRYVKDKSVLDVCSYVGGWSITSLMMGAKSATAIDQSETALKYATVSAEKNGVEDRFDTIQADCFDALKALKRKGKKFEVIVVDPPAFIKRRKDIKEGMLAYQRLNALAMELLVEGGILISCSCSFHMNFRDLQTAVSRSAAKLGRSIQLLERGRQSIDHPCHMNIPETEYLKAIYCRLA; encoded by the coding sequence ATGCCTCAGAAACTGAGCCCACTGAGGTTAAAAAAAGGTGAAGACAACCGCCTTCGCGCCGGTCACCTTTGGATTTACAGTAACGAGATCTCTAAGGAAACGCCGCTTAAGGGATTTGAGCCAGGGCAGCCTGTAGAGATTCAGACTGCGGGTGGTTCTCCGATCGGTGCTGGATATGTGAATCCGCACTCTTTGATTTGTGCTCGTGTTGTGAGCCGAAGTGTTCACCAGCCTTTGTCCAAAAATTTATTGGTAAGTCGAATTGAGAATGCGCTGAAGCTTCGCGAGTCGGTATTTGATCAGCCCTATTACCGCTTGGTCTACAGTGAGGGTGATTTTTTACCCGGTCTTATCGTCGATCGATATGGTGACATTCTCGTGGCCCAGCTGAATACAGCAGGCATGGATGCAATGGCCGAGGATATACTCCTGGCGCTCTTTAAGGTCATTGAGCCCAAAGGCGTGCTTTGGCGCAACGACAGCAATGTACGGGTTTTAGAGGGGCTTGAAAAAGAGACCCGAGTTGCTGGCGGCGAGGTTCCTGAAAGCGTTACCGTCGTTGAGAATGGTGCCCTATTTGAAGCACCCTTGTTGGCCGGACAGAAGACAGGTTGGTTTTATGACCAGCGCGACAATCGAGCCAAACTTAAGCGTTACGTTAAAGATAAGTCGGTTTTAGATGTTTGCTCGTATGTGGGTGGGTGGAGCATTACCAGCCTAATGATGGGTGCTAAGTCAGCCACAGCGATAGACCAATCTGAGACTGCTTTAAAATATGCTACGGTGAGCGCCGAGAAAAATGGGGTAGAAGACCGCTTTGATACCATTCAAGCCGACTGTTTTGACGCTCTGAAAGCTTTGAAGCGAAAAGGCAAAAAGTTTGAAGTCATCGTTGTCGATCCTCCTGCCTTTATAAAACGTCGTAAAGATATCAAAGAGGGGATGCTGGCCTACCAGCGACTCAATGCTCTGGCGATGGAGCTTCTGGTTGAGGGTGGGATTTTAATCTCGTGCTCCTGCTCGTTTCATATGAATTTTCGTGACCTACAGACTGCCGTGAGCCGGTCGGCAGCGAAACTGGGGCGTTCTATTCAGCTACTTGAGCGTGGCCGTCAATCTATCGATCACCCCTGTCATATGAATATTCCAGAGACGGAATACCTAAAAGCGATTTATTGCCGCTTGGCGTAG
- a CDS encoding TetR/AcrR family transcriptional regulator, translating to MNATAKRKTQQERSAQTQHKILQATIDCLVEYGYGGMTTTQVCRTAGCSQGAIFKHFPTKAILVSSAVNELYQELVEQYREMFRAIPDDQDRLRESLNQLWELFQQPRLLVVYDLHTAARTDPELKSIMGPKEKAHRDSIRELAEELYPEASSSPFFVGAIDILLNAIQGAAVGSLALFQPEVHAQRMVALELVGRLFLEATSDN from the coding sequence ATGAATGCAACCGCCAAGAGAAAGACTCAACAGGAACGCTCGGCCCAGACCCAGCATAAAATCCTACAGGCAACCATCGATTGTTTGGTTGAGTATGGATACGGCGGGATGACCACCACTCAGGTTTGTCGAACGGCGGGGTGTTCGCAAGGCGCTATCTTTAAGCATTTTCCAACCAAAGCGATTCTGGTTTCGTCTGCAGTGAATGAGCTTTATCAAGAGCTTGTTGAACAATACCGAGAGATGTTCCGTGCCATTCCCGATGACCAGGACCGCCTTCGGGAAAGTCTTAATCAACTGTGGGAGCTTTTTCAGCAACCGCGCCTTTTGGTTGTTTATGATTTGCACACTGCCGCGCGCACGGACCCTGAATTGAAAAGCATTATGGGACCGAAAGAAAAGGCCCATCGAGACAGTATTCGCGAGCTGGCCGAAGAGCTTTATCCTGAGGCATCAAGCTCTCCGTTTTTTGTGGGCGCCATCGATATTTTACTTAATGCTATTCAGGGCGCTGCCGTTGGTTCGCTGGCGCTTTTTCAACCCGAAGTACACGCTCAACGTATGGTCGCCCTCGAACTCGTGGGCCGACTTTTTTTGGAGGCTACAAGTGACAACTGA
- a CDS encoding sterol desaturase family protein, which yields MIILSVAIPLFFLTMIGESVWIHKMYPERFENRPGYTWIDTFASLSMGVGYLITKQVALIVTVPLYYLAYEFRIFDIPSEGWVWWLALVFAQDFAYYWFHRMHHAIRFMWAAHVNHHSSEHYNLSTALRQSWSGVFTALPFFLPLCLMGFTPSMVATVGLLNLLYQYWIHTEVVETIGFMEAVLMTPSHHRVHHGTQEHYLDRNHGGLLIIWDRMFGTFEPEGEKVVYGLTKNIETYNPLKIAFHEWADMLRDVKNAESLPDAWGYIFNEPGWKPEKYPAQSLESSSGL from the coding sequence ATGATCATCCTATCTGTGGCGATTCCTTTGTTCTTCTTAACAATGATTGGTGAGTCGGTTTGGATTCATAAAATGTATCCGGAGCGTTTTGAGAATCGGCCAGGCTATACATGGATTGATACCTTTGCGAGCTTAAGCATGGGAGTGGGGTACCTGATTACGAAGCAGGTAGCTCTTATAGTAACCGTCCCGCTTTATTATCTAGCCTATGAGTTTCGCATCTTCGATATTCCATCAGAGGGATGGGTATGGTGGTTAGCCTTAGTCTTTGCTCAAGATTTCGCATATTACTGGTTTCACCGCATGCATCACGCCATACGCTTTATGTGGGCGGCTCACGTCAACCATCATTCTAGCGAACATTACAATCTTTCAACAGCACTGAGGCAATCATGGTCGGGGGTCTTTACGGCGCTGCCATTTTTTCTTCCTCTTTGTCTGATGGGTTTTACACCCAGTATGGTTGCTACGGTAGGGCTTCTCAATTTGCTTTATCAATATTGGATTCACACTGAAGTGGTGGAGACAATTGGCTTTATGGAAGCTGTTCTGATGACCCCTTCTCATCACCGTGTGCATCACGGAACTCAGGAGCACTACCTGGATAGAAATCACGGCGGCCTGTTAATCATATGGGATAGGATGTTTGGCACGTTTGAGCCCGAAGGTGAGAAAGTTGTCTATGGGCTAACCAAAAATATCGAAACCTACAACCCTCTGAAGATAGCGTTCCATGAGTGGGCGGATATGTTGCGCGACGTAAAGAATGCAGAGTCACTTCCAGATGCGTGGGGCTATATTTTTAATGAGCCAGGTTGGAAGCCGGAAAAGTATCCTGCTCAATCTTTGGAGTCTTCATCAGGGCTGTAA
- a CDS encoding GNAT family N-acetyltransferase: protein MSELRDFKFERLKKDDETAVCRWLEGHLVEHMTWWSKQIGPAWTTDHIREHLREHQLVEKEWQELLEDSTKENRFVTIAREKDRNTTGVVWGSVRTDRYFRHPRGELNWICVDPAHRRRGIGMLLMDWADLWFKGMGVRSRELFATAANRSAIELYKKRGYHTVDVRMLRGF from the coding sequence ATGTCTGAACTTCGGGACTTTAAGTTTGAGAGACTGAAAAAAGATGACGAGACGGCCGTGTGTAGATGGCTCGAGGGCCATCTTGTAGAGCATATGACTTGGTGGTCAAAGCAGATAGGGCCCGCGTGGACCACGGACCATATCCGTGAGCACCTGCGTGAGCACCAATTGGTGGAAAAAGAGTGGCAAGAACTCCTGGAAGACTCCACCAAAGAAAATCGATTTGTGACCATCGCCCGTGAAAAAGACCGAAATACCACCGGGGTGGTTTGGGGCAGCGTTCGCACCGACAGATATTTTCGCCATCCCCGTGGTGAATTGAATTGGATTTGCGTAGACCCGGCCCATCGTCGCCGAGGCATCGGTATGCTTTTGATGGATTGGGCAGATCTTTGGTTCAAGGGGATGGGGGTGCGGAGCCGCGAATTATTCGCTACCGCTGCCAACCGTTCTGCGATTGAACTCTATAAGAAGCGAGGCTACCACACAGTCGACGTACGCATGCTTCGTGGCTTTTAA
- a CDS encoding EcsC family protein: MPPEKPMATDLVASREIIRERFQDLKGVLNKVIERVVTTDPTHIRDYVDKLRLENPELDDDGLAKLVVSRKALKNGCVGAFGSLGGAFALPVAVPAEWLATWRIQANMALAIAYVYGHTLEDRNLKSDILLIMAGDAALSTLKDVGIEVTQRVTRNAIQSYLTEEVLKKLIASLPKVIIGRTTRKASQRFMRLVPIASAPVGFAFDYAAAKAIGKAAIHYYSPDEDSKD, from the coding sequence ATGCCCCCGGAGAAGCCTATGGCCACGGATTTGGTAGCCAGTCGAGAAATTATCAGAGAACGCTTTCAGGACCTGAAAGGTGTACTCAACAAAGTCATCGAACGGGTTGTCACCACCGACCCAACGCATATCCGCGACTATGTCGATAAGTTACGACTCGAAAATCCTGAACTGGATGACGATGGTTTGGCCAAGTTGGTAGTCAGCCGCAAAGCACTCAAAAATGGATGTGTGGGTGCCTTTGGTAGTCTCGGCGGCGCCTTTGCACTGCCGGTAGCAGTCCCTGCAGAATGGCTCGCCACCTGGCGAATACAAGCTAACATGGCTTTAGCCATCGCGTACGTTTATGGGCACACCCTCGAGGACCGTAATCTCAAATCAGACATTTTACTCATCATGGCAGGCGATGCTGCTTTATCAACTCTCAAGGACGTGGGCATTGAGGTCACTCAGCGCGTGACTCGAAATGCGATTCAGTCTTACCTCACGGAAGAAGTTCTGAAGAAGTTGATTGCATCTCTTCCCAAAGTCATTATCGGACGAACCACACGAAAGGCCAGTCAACGTTTTATGAGATTGGTACCGATTGCCAGTGCACCTGTTGGATTCGCGTTCGACTACGCTGCCGCAAAAGCAATTGGCAAGGCGGCGATTCACTATTACAGCCCTGATGAAGACTCCAAAGATTGA
- a CDS encoding GNAT family N-acetyltransferase, whose amino-acid sequence MTDSIEVRELNEEEYKVFLPRVNQFQTRFTFPLGDKHYYFDNGDDYFAWFRNMGNLHYFVALDGDEVVAVAAQIIRQLVSSTGEKTDPFWFLCDLKVHPDYRGRGVPEKIFTNRFPHHYFRCPRGYAVTIDPMDQGENAIVRMLQNFPLIPFSVATKLGVVMLDTELMEEVDPILRRHRGPVSYSSAAGVRDIVPENGGEPLQLLHAQFGPCAQPGYKNPVDDHYHMFCAPLGDSLLKDLEIRGIRPATTITVVHHRLDTWKWQFILTNEV is encoded by the coding sequence ATGACGGACAGCATTGAGGTCAGAGAACTTAACGAGGAGGAGTATAAGGTATTCCTCCCACGAGTTAACCAGTTTCAAACAAGGTTTACCTTTCCGCTTGGTGATAAGCATTATTACTTTGACAACGGTGACGATTACTTTGCATGGTTTCGCAATATGGGAAACCTTCACTACTTTGTCGCTCTTGATGGTGATGAAGTTGTAGCCGTAGCCGCGCAAATCATCAGACAACTTGTAAGTTCAACGGGCGAAAAAACAGACCCTTTCTGGTTCCTATGTGACCTTAAAGTTCATCCCGATTACCGTGGGCGTGGAGTTCCCGAAAAGATTTTCACCAATCGATTTCCTCATCATTACTTCAGGTGTCCGCGCGGATATGCGGTGACCATCGACCCAATGGACCAGGGTGAAAATGCAATCGTTAGAATGTTGCAAAACTTCCCCTTAATTCCCTTTTCGGTTGCGACCAAATTAGGCGTCGTTATGCTCGATACTGAACTTATGGAAGAGGTCGACCCTATCCTGCGACGCCATCGTGGTCCGGTATCCTACTCATCAGCGGCGGGGGTTAGAGATATTGTTCCGGAAAATGGTGGTGAACCATTGCAGCTTCTTCACGCACAGTTTGGTCCATGTGCCCAACCTGGATACAAAAACCCTGTGGATGACCATTACCACATGTTTTGTGCACCTCTGGGAGATTCACTTCTTAAGGATTTGGAAATTCGAGGTATCCGCCCAGCAACAACCATAACAGTCGTTCATCATCGCTTAGATACTTGGAAGTGGCAGTTTATACTTACGAATGAAGTTTAA
- a CDS encoding response regulator — MSIPEFDPKDYRVLIVDDEPDVRLLLTREIGDHGYMTDSAGDVTWALEELKKNHFDIVFSDVRLPDRDGLELLSQIKERYPDTEVVMMSGYSSMEAVGKALRLGAFDYLSKPLGDINIVTACIKRAIDKVRLQRAVSEHIQKLEEKTTQLETEICERKRVEQDLIDARANAEQLAEAKSQFLANMSHEIRTPMNGVIGMTALLLRTELSERQLRYVETIRRSGDGLLTIIDDILDFSKVEAGKIELQNINFNLSRTIEDVAELLAPEAHRKQLQLMSHIHNSVPRWVKGDPGRLRQILTNLAGNALKFTDQGEVVLECEVIEEASTFNSIKMSIRDTGIGIAEEHQKDLFNSFTQVDETNTRKYGGTGLGLAISKQLVELLGGEIGVHSGRDKGSTFWFTMPFRIATQEAAPQPKLDLDKLKNQGILFVDDNPTMLQILTEHAESWGMVPYIAHSGIEALPHLQEQVDGKPKIQVALIDVFIPGMDGLELTRRIRELENHRFTPIVMATAFPKRGDAERALKAGISAYLPKPLRENELRECLLQVLTENRVRDLPENLVTRHSMADQATSQSGLIKVLVAEDNIVNQEVTREMLIELGFDVLVVENGQEAVDAFKQGGFSAILMDCQMPVMTGQEATMAIRQIEHDAQQSPTPILALTANVMAEDKRNALESGMDDFLVKPINPDKLEEALKKWLSKTDTVIGPTTTAIKSEVLTSDVRRSERVIELFLKDLNDRIPAIDSAISAGDANNLLQLAHGLKGSSLQIGAPGLAALARDLESVGSLTRLESAREVLDQLNSEVQRVRQALESTVQT; from the coding sequence ATGAGTATTCCTGAATTTGACCCAAAAGATTACCGCGTTCTAATTGTGGACGATGAGCCCGATGTGCGTCTTCTACTCACACGTGAGATTGGTGATCATGGTTATATGACCGATTCAGCCGGCGATGTGACCTGGGCCCTAGAAGAGCTTAAAAAGAATCACTTCGATATCGTCTTCTCAGATGTGCGGTTACCAGATCGCGACGGGCTAGAACTGCTGTCTCAAATCAAAGAGCGTTACCCCGATACCGAAGTCGTTATGATGTCTGGTTACTCCTCTATGGAGGCAGTCGGTAAGGCGCTCAGGCTTGGAGCTTTTGATTATCTGAGCAAACCACTGGGCGATATCAACATTGTGACCGCCTGTATCAAGCGCGCCATAGACAAAGTTCGCCTCCAGCGCGCTGTCAGTGAGCACATTCAAAAACTCGAAGAAAAGACAACTCAACTTGAGACTGAAATCTGTGAACGAAAACGCGTTGAGCAAGACTTAATAGACGCACGCGCAAATGCTGAACAACTCGCAGAAGCTAAGAGTCAGTTCCTGGCCAACATGAGTCATGAAATTCGAACACCGATGAATGGTGTTATCGGAATGACTGCCCTCTTACTCAGAACCGAGTTATCGGAGCGCCAACTCCGGTACGTGGAAACGATTCGTCGCTCAGGTGATGGTCTTCTAACAATCATCGACGATATTCTCGACTTCTCGAAAGTAGAAGCCGGCAAGATTGAATTACAAAACATCAATTTCAATCTGTCGCGAACCATCGAAGATGTAGCAGAACTACTCGCACCCGAAGCCCACCGCAAACAACTGCAACTGATGAGCCACATCCATAATAGCGTTCCAAGATGGGTGAAAGGTGATCCGGGAAGACTTCGACAAATTCTAACCAACCTCGCTGGAAACGCCCTCAAATTCACGGACCAAGGTGAAGTGGTGCTTGAGTGTGAGGTCATCGAGGAAGCGTCGACCTTCAACTCAATCAAGATGTCTATTCGAGATACAGGCATCGGAATTGCCGAAGAGCATCAAAAAGACTTATTCAACTCCTTTACCCAAGTCGATGAGACCAACACTCGCAAATACGGCGGAACAGGGTTGGGCTTGGCCATATCCAAGCAACTGGTTGAGCTGCTCGGTGGCGAGATTGGTGTTCACAGCGGGCGCGACAAAGGCAGCACTTTCTGGTTCACAATGCCATTTCGGATTGCTACACAGGAAGCCGCACCTCAACCTAAGCTCGATCTCGATAAATTGAAAAATCAGGGTATCTTGTTCGTTGATGATAATCCCACAATGCTACAGATTCTTACCGAGCATGCTGAAAGCTGGGGTATGGTCCCCTATATTGCACACTCTGGCATTGAAGCCCTTCCGCACCTCCAAGAGCAAGTTGACGGGAAGCCCAAAATTCAAGTCGCCCTGATTGATGTATTCATACCTGGGATGGATGGCTTAGAACTTACGCGGCGTATCCGCGAACTTGAGAACCACCGCTTCACGCCTATCGTTATGGCTACGGCATTTCCTAAACGCGGAGATGCAGAGAGAGCTCTCAAAGCGGGCATTTCCGCCTATCTGCCTAAACCGCTGCGCGAAAACGAATTACGGGAGTGCCTTCTTCAAGTTCTAACCGAGAATAGAGTGAGAGACTTACCCGAAAACTTGGTCACCCGGCACAGCATGGCTGATCAAGCAACATCTCAAAGCGGACTCATTAAAGTTCTTGTGGCCGAGGATAATATCGTTAACCAAGAAGTTACTCGAGAGATGCTTATTGAACTCGGTTTTGACGTATTGGTTGTGGAAAACGGTCAAGAAGCCGTTGACGCTTTTAAACAAGGTGGTTTCTCCGCAATCTTAATGGATTGCCAAATGCCCGTGATGACAGGCCAAGAAGCGACGATGGCAATTCGCCAAATAGAACACGATGCTCAGCAAAGCCCCACCCCCATTCTCGCACTTACCGCAAATGTGATGGCAGAGGATAAGCGTAACGCACTTGAGAGTGGGATGGATGACTTTCTCGTTAAGCCCATCAATCCCGATAAGCTTGAAGAAGCTCTTAAAAAATGGCTCTCGAAAACCGATACAGTAATAGGCCCCACCACCACTGCGATTAAATCAGAGGTGCTGACGTCTGATGTACGCAGGTCAGAGCGTGTGATTGAACTTTTTCTAAAAGACCTCAATGACAGAATCCCGGCCATCGATTCGGCCATCTCTGCAGGAGATGCCAACAACCTTCTTCAGCTAGCACATGGACTCAAAGGTAGCTCTCTTCAAATCGGGGCGCCAGGACTTGCAGCGCTTGCAAGAGACCTTGAATCTGTAGGCTCACTCACACGTTTAGAAAGTGCACGTGAAGTATTGGACCAACTAAACTCCGAGGTCCAACGAGTCAGGCAAGCGCTTGAGTCAACCGTACAAACCTGA
- a CDS encoding GHKL domain-containing protein yields MSKKPNSSSPSLESWTQAILEHVAAIQDGKNTLTQEDIDDAQSDNTKQLLKIIFLLQQRTSSKTALEAMEAEANRAMQLENAYAALDESHQALRTIQSQLIQAGRLAAVGELGAGIAHELNQPLTTIQGFAQRIINKPERPIKDFVDELELIIRGADRMSKIVNNIRRFARQDTYSPKPLDLFAPCKEALSLMAEQLRLLGIRVEIPESVYLPLVAGDFVQLEQVFLNLLGNARDALLCTDANHQKCIKIQPDVSATSAIIRVIDNGPGLKPGDSSKIFDPFYTTKPQGEGTGLGLSIAHGILQTHSGRISYTPVLGGGCEFAVHVPVASLDVAGADEDND; encoded by the coding sequence GTGAGTAAGAAGCCCAACTCAAGTAGCCCCTCGTTGGAAAGTTGGACCCAGGCAATCCTTGAGCATGTCGCTGCAATTCAAGACGGTAAAAATACTCTGACCCAAGAAGATATCGATGATGCGCAGTCTGATAATACGAAACAGCTTCTGAAAATAATCTTTCTGCTGCAGCAGAGAACCAGCTCAAAAACCGCTCTCGAAGCAATGGAGGCTGAAGCCAACAGGGCAATGCAGCTTGAGAATGCCTACGCCGCCCTCGATGAGTCCCACCAAGCGCTGCGCACGATACAAAGTCAGCTCATACAAGCCGGGCGCTTGGCCGCCGTCGGGGAGTTGGGAGCTGGGATTGCTCACGAACTCAATCAACCCTTAACGACCATTCAGGGCTTTGCCCAGCGCATCATCAATAAACCGGAGCGCCCGATTAAAGACTTTGTCGATGAGCTTGAGCTCATTATTCGTGGGGCAGATAGAATGTCGAAAATCGTCAACAATATACGACGCTTTGCTCGGCAAGATACCTACTCGCCCAAACCCCTCGACCTCTTCGCACCTTGTAAAGAAGCATTATCGCTGATGGCGGAACAATTAAGGCTGCTTGGGATCCGAGTCGAAATACCAGAATCCGTTTATTTACCGTTGGTAGCCGGTGACTTTGTCCAACTTGAACAAGTATTTCTGAATTTATTAGGCAATGCTCGAGACGCACTCTTATGCACCGATGCGAACCATCAAAAGTGTATCAAAATTCAACCCGATGTCAGTGCCACATCAGCTATCATCCGCGTCATAGACAATGGTCCAGGGCTCAAACCCGGTGATTCTTCTAAGATTTTCGACCCTTTCTACACCACCAAGCCTCAAGGTGAGGGAACCGGACTTGGTCTATCGATAGCCCACGGAATCCTCCAGACTCACAGTGGCCGGATAAGCTACACACCTGTTTTGGGTGGTGGATGTGAATTTGCCGTCCATGTTCCTGTTGCATCGCTTGATGTCGCCGGGGCCGATGAGGATAATGACTAA